One genomic segment of Profundibacter amoris includes these proteins:
- the nuoB gene encoding NADH-quinone oxidoreductase subunit NuoB produces the protein MKEELEKRVVKGPDGFEFEVEPLQDYYCAEAPKAHLPVYSKIVEGLFNWARAESIWILGFGTGCGAIEMRPLMTPRFDAYRFGIQWRPTPRQANLLMISGYLSVKTLKRAIRAYEQMQSPKYVVGLGSCTINGGMYWDSYNTIKKLDDYMPVDLFIAGCMPRPEALLAGFNDLKKIIKAGKAEGANKYAENFDWYKANQKSVIKDWDMPDYNW, from the coding sequence ATGAAAGAAGAACTGGAAAAACGCGTCGTCAAAGGGCCGGATGGCTTTGAGTTCGAGGTGGAACCGCTACAGGACTATTACTGTGCCGAGGCGCCCAAGGCGCATCTGCCGGTCTACTCGAAAATCGTCGAAGGGCTGTTCAACTGGGCGCGCGCGGAATCGATCTGGATATTGGGGTTTGGCACCGGCTGTGGCGCGATTGAAATGCGCCCCCTGATGACACCGCGCTTTGATGCCTACCGTTTCGGCATCCAGTGGCGGCCGACCCCGCGTCAGGCCAATCTGTTGATGATTTCCGGCTATCTGTCGGTGAAAACCCTGAAACGCGCCATTCGGGCTTACGAGCAAATGCAAAGCCCGAAATATGTGGTCGGTCTGGGGTCTTGCACCATCAATGGCGGCATGTATTGGGACAGCTACAACACCATCAAAAAGCTGGATGACTATATGCCGGTCGACCTGTTTATCGCCGGATGTATGCCCCGCCCCGAGGCCCTGCTGGCCGGTTTCAACGATCTGAAAAAGATCATCAAGGCCGGCAAAGCCGAAGGCGCCAACAAATACGCCGAGAATTTCGACTGGTACAAGGCGAACCAGAAATCCGTGATCAAGGATTGGGATATGCCCGATTATAACTGGTGA
- a CDS encoding NADH-quinone oxidoreductase subunit C — protein MMHKLYENLGKIIPLGEMTLQRANLAFITLDCRYLRSALHHLRDVEGYSHLVLLTAVDWLEEDLFQLTYLLSNRTADMDVGLRVMLPRENASMDSIHDIWPTAATYQRELREMFGIDFPGSPRVNEEFILEGWQEIPPYRRDFDTKKYSEENFAHREGRVTKDPASHMKELLYPDRGQ, from the coding sequence ATGATGCATAAACTCTATGAAAATCTGGGCAAAATCATACCGCTGGGGGAAATGACCCTGCAACGCGCCAACCTTGCCTTTATCACGCTGGACTGCCGCTATCTGCGATCCGCCCTGCACCATCTGCGCGATGTCGAAGGCTACAGCCACCTTGTGTTGCTGACCGCCGTTGACTGGCTGGAAGAAGATCTGTTCCAGTTGACCTATCTGCTCAGCAACCGCACGGCGGATATGGATGTAGGCCTGCGGGTGATGCTGCCGCGTGAAAACGCCAGCATGGACAGCATCCACGACATCTGGCCCACCGCCGCCACCTATCAGCGCGAGTTGCGCGAGATGTTCGGCATCGATTTCCCGGGATCCCCCCGTGTGAACGAGGAATTCATCCTTGAGGGTTGGCAGGAAATTCCCCCGTACCGGCGCGATTTCGACACCAAAAAATATTCCGAGGAAAACTTTGCCCACCGTGAAGGCCGCGTCACCAAAGACCCCGCCAGCCACATGAAAGAACTGCTTTATCCGGACAGGGGGCAATAA
- a CDS encoding FAD-dependent oxidoreductase produces MSVQDVLSPFKAWKNLFRDPVTIADPINDRPGAARYRGFHQNDLDKCIGCGTCEEICQNGAIDMVAELKIEQAEGDSGLRPRIDYGRCCWCALCVDVCMTGSLTMSNAYTWVDADPEEFRFTPGVDKKDWDDAELGYHRPEGLHLTPMTRVEMQEMEPEERVANFDEIVCGYSVEEALVEADRCVSCGLCVATCPAHMAIPDYIAAIRDQDYEHGLELLYDTNPFSQVCGRVCTHKCEDACSVGHEGEPIAIRWLKRHITENVPREKYMDIIGGTADDTGKKIAIIGAGPAGLTTAFDLVKMGHNITVFEAQPGPGGMARYGIPEYRMPYDDLDHEVSIITEMGVDIRYNMRVGKDILMDQLRQDYDAVLLSIGLHVGRSTRIKGTEHKDVTKAVDLLRDITNGIKIKVPKKVVVIGGGNVAMDIARSMARLQKQKYGKVDLTVTALEDLQHFMADPEEVKEAGEEGIEIFDARGPQEIVLTKGGRISGLRTWKVISIFDDQGRFAPSYDEADEMLHKANMVIEAIGQASDVALLGEELTEALDWNRGRLSVDADGRTSQSWLWAAGDCVHGPDIIHAVADGHVVADSINAALNEQEETDAKD; encoded by the coding sequence ATGAGTGTTCAAGACGTCCTTTCGCCCTTCAAAGCGTGGAAAAACCTGTTTCGCGATCCGGTGACCATTGCCGACCCGATCAACGACCGCCCCGGTGCCGCGCGTTATCGCGGGTTTCACCAGAATGATCTGGATAAGTGTATCGGTTGCGGCACCTGCGAGGAAATCTGCCAAAACGGCGCAATTGATATGGTTGCCGAGTTGAAAATCGAGCAGGCAGAGGGTGATTCCGGCCTGCGCCCGCGGATCGATTATGGCCGCTGCTGCTGGTGCGCGCTGTGTGTTGATGTGTGCATGACCGGCTCGCTCACCATGTCGAACGCCTATACATGGGTCGATGCCGACCCCGAGGAATTCCGCTTTACCCCCGGGGTGGACAAGAAGGATTGGGATGATGCCGAACTGGGCTATCACCGTCCCGAGGGCCTGCACCTGACACCGATGACACGGGTTGAAATGCAGGAAATGGAGCCCGAGGAACGGGTCGCCAATTTCGACGAAATAGTCTGTGGCTATTCGGTCGAGGAAGCGCTGGTCGAAGCGGATCGTTGTGTATCCTGTGGTCTGTGTGTGGCCACTTGCCCCGCGCATATGGCGATCCCCGATTACATCGCCGCAATCCGCGATCAGGATTACGAACACGGTCTGGAACTGCTGTATGACACCAACCCGTTCAGCCAGGTTTGCGGCCGCGTCTGCACCCATAAATGCGAAGACGCCTGTTCGGTCGGTCACGAGGGCGAGCCGATTGCCATCCGCTGGCTGAAACGTCACATCACCGAAAACGTCCCGCGCGAGAAATATATGGATATTATCGGCGGCACGGCGGACGACACCGGCAAGAAAATCGCCATCATCGGCGCTGGCCCTGCCGGCCTGACCACCGCGTTCGATCTGGTGAAAATGGGGCACAACATTACCGTGTTCGAGGCCCAGCCCGGACCCGGCGGCATGGCCCGTTACGGCATCCCCGAATACCGGATGCCCTATGACGATCTGGACCATGAGGTGTCGATCATCACCGAAATGGGTGTCGATATCCGCTATAATATGCGGGTGGGCAAGGACATCTTGATGGATCAGCTGCGGCAGGATTACGATGCGGTGCTGCTGTCGATCGGTCTGCATGTCGGGCGTTCGACCCGCATCAAAGGGACCGAGCATAAAGACGTGACCAAAGCGGTCGATCTGCTGCGCGATATCACCAACGGGATCAAGATTAAGGTGCCCAAAAAGGTTGTTGTGATCGGCGGCGGCAACGTGGCGATGGACATCGCCCGCTCGATGGCGCGTTTGCAAAAACAGAAATACGGCAAGGTCGATCTGACGGTGACCGCGCTTGAGGACCTGCAACACTTTATGGCCGACCCGGAAGAGGTGAAGGAAGCCGGTGAAGAGGGGATCGAGATTTTTGATGCCCGTGGACCGCAGGAAATTGTTCTGACCAAAGGCGGCCGGATCAGTGGTTTGCGCACATGGAAAGTGATTTCCATCTTTGACGATCAGGGCCGTTTCGCCCCCAGCTATGACGAAGCGGACGAAATGTTGCACAAGGCCAATATGGTGATCGAGGCGATCGGGCAGGCGTCCGACGTTGCATTGCTGGGCGAAGAACTGACCGAGGCGCTGGACTGGAACCGTGGTCGTTTGTCGGTGGATGCCGATGGCCGCACCTCGCAAAGCTGGTTGTGGGCCGCGGGGGATTGTGTGCACGGACCGGATATTATCCACGCTGTGGCCGATGGCCATGTGGTGGCTGACAGCATCAACGCCGCGCTGAACGAACAGGAGGAAACCGATGCCAAGGATTGA
- a CDS encoding respiratory chain complex I subunit 1 family protein, with product MTFEWMKIPYSLLTLFIVLNYGLLMTAIIAKIGARAGRRIGIPFYQNYIDLLKNYALRSKITHGYMFYLGPVFRLTGGIGLLLFVPTIYGSEMFSNLSFSGDLILALYFIFFGTLGMALGAGESGSPHSAIGISRGLSQVTMAELPLTLAVFAIALQYQTLSVTEIVAAQQGGILNWTLFTNPLAVVAAMLAFLGSMMRPPFDVVIAPQEIPIGPPTEYHSAYLALMQTNRVIFPVAKIVIYMNLFFGGASSWGEFAIKVFLLYLFSAFVGVAFPRFRVEQSIRFFMIWAVPIGILSILLV from the coding sequence ATGACTTTTGAATGGATGAAAATCCCCTATTCGCTGCTGACCCTGTTCATCGTGTTGAACTATGGTCTGCTGATGACCGCGATCATCGCCAAAATCGGCGCGCGGGCGGGGCGCAGGATCGGGATACCGTTTTACCAGAACTATATCGACCTGCTGAAAAACTATGCCCTGCGTAGCAAGATTACGCATGGCTATATGTTCTACCTCGGGCCGGTGTTCCGGCTGACCGGCGGCATTGGCCTGCTGTTGTTCGTGCCAACGATTTACGGCTCGGAGATGTTCTCGAACCTGTCGTTCTCGGGGGATCTGATCCTTGCGCTGTATTTCATCTTTTTCGGCACCCTTGGCATGGCGCTGGGGGCTGGGGAAAGCGGCTCACCCCATTCCGCCATCGGTATTTCGCGCGGGTTGTCGCAGGTGACCATGGCAGAATTGCCGCTGACGCTGGCGGTGTTCGCCATCGCGTTGCAATATCAAACCCTGTCGGTGACCGAAATTGTCGCCGCGCAGCAGGGCGGCATCCTGAACTGGACCCTGTTCACCAACCCGCTGGCGGTGGTGGCGGCGATGCTGGCCTTCCTTGGATCAATGATGCGCCCGCCGTTTGATGTGGTGATCGCGCCGCAGGAAATCCCGATTGGCCCGCCCACCGAATACCACAGCGCCTATCTGGCCCTGATGCAAACCAACCGCGTGATTTTCCCGGTCGCCAAGATCGTCATCTATATGAACCTGTTCTTTGGCGGGGCATCCAGCTGGGGTGAATTCGCAATTAAGGTGTTCCTGCTTTACCTGTTCTCGGCTTTTGTCGGGGTCGCATTTCCGCGGTTCCGGGTGGAACAAAGCATCCGTTTTTTCATGATATGGGCCGTGCCGATCGGCATCCTGTCCATTCTGCTTGTGTGA
- a CDS encoding NADH-quinone oxidoreductase subunit D codes for MNYQPDRSKYPAKKADGTLDIDLTSGKYLKLWHGPNHPGITGNMSVELTVCGDEVVEGKVHVGYLHRGFEKLMERRSFIQCFPIVCRICVPEPDFNEYCYAAAIEELSGVVVPERAHWIRTMILEMGRINSYLMYLGGQAGALGQGVIGQWTTYVRDLMLDRFEELTGARIYHMFILPGGVRDDLPEGFKERLEATLKEVDAVLKDVNDVMFKNAVFKRRSIGVGYIDPAWVDEYGITGPNARAAGVAKDVRKDQPYLVYDQLDFEPVVDHGSDIYTRADVRRRDVAMSVDLLRQILAKMPNEGPVMAKLPNVLHWQIPRGETYIRGECSRGEYGFYLVTDGSRFPRRVNVRGPSYTHAMTLLERMIVNTNISDIAALMVSLHTYPPEIER; via the coding sequence ATGAACTATCAACCCGACCGATCCAAATACCCCGCCAAAAAGGCCGACGGCACGCTGGATATTGACCTGACATCCGGCAAATACCTGAAGCTGTGGCACGGCCCCAACCACCCCGGCATCACCGGCAACATGTCGGTTGAACTGACGGTTTGCGGCGACGAAGTGGTCGAAGGCAAGGTGCATGTGGGATACCTGCACCGTGGGTTTGAAAAACTGATGGAGCGGCGCAGCTTTATCCAGTGTTTCCCCATCGTCTGCCGCATCTGCGTGCCGGAGCCGGATTTCAACGAATATTGCTATGCCGCCGCGATTGAAGAATTGTCAGGCGTTGTGGTGCCCGAACGCGCCCACTGGATCAGGACGATGATTTTGGAAATGGGCCGGATCAATTCCTATCTGATGTATCTGGGCGGGCAGGCCGGTGCGCTGGGCCAAGGGGTGATTGGCCAGTGGACCACCTATGTGCGCGATCTGATGCTGGACCGGTTCGAGGAACTGACGGGCGCGCGCATCTATCACATGTTCATCCTGCCCGGCGGAGTGCGTGATGATCTGCCCGAAGGGTTCAAGGAGCGCCTCGAGGCCACCTTGAAAGAGGTCGATGCCGTTTTGAAAGACGTCAATGACGTGATGTTCAAGAACGCTGTCTTCAAACGGCGCAGCATCGGGGTTGGCTATATCGACCCTGCGTGGGTCGATGAATACGGCATCACCGGCCCCAATGCCCGCGCCGCCGGCGTGGCCAAGGACGTGCGCAAGGATCAGCCCTATCTGGTTTATGACCAGCTGGATTTCGAACCGGTGGTCGATCATGGCTCGGACATCTACACCCGCGCCGATGTGCGCCGCCGCGATGTGGCGATGTCGGTGGATCTGTTGCGCCAGATACTGGCGAAAATGCCCAATGAGGGGCCGGTGATGGCGAAACTGCCCAACGTGCTGCACTGGCAAATCCCGCGCGGCGAAACCTATATCCGTGGCGAATGTTCGCGCGGGGAATACGGGTTTTACCTTGTCACTGACGGCAGCCGTTTCCCGCGCCGTGTGAACGTGCGCGGGCCTAGCTATACCCACGCCATGACCCTGCTGGAACGCATGATCGTGAATACCAACATTTCCGATATCGCCGCCCTGATGGTTTCGCTTCACACCTACCCGCCCGAAATTGAAAGGTAG
- the rfbC gene encoding dTDP-4-dehydrorhamnose 3,5-epimerase: MQIEQTALEGVLILTPRRFGDHRGFFSECWNCKVMADHGINYDFVQDNHSLSRQAGTIRGLHFQAPPHAQAKLVRCGRGALFDVAVDIRRGSPTYGQWVGVELSADNGRQLLIPAGFLHGFATRLPDTEVIYKCTDYYAPTADGAVRFDDPYIGVEWGIDPKQVVLSDKDAAAPWLRDFETPFIYGGAT, translated from the coding sequence ATGCAGATCGAACAAACCGCCCTTGAGGGGGTTTTAATCCTAACCCCGCGCCGGTTTGGCGACCATCGCGGGTTTTTCTCGGAATGCTGGAACTGCAAGGTCATGGCAGACCACGGCATCAACTATGATTTCGTGCAGGACAACCATTCGCTTTCGCGTCAGGCCGGAACGATCCGCGGTTTGCATTTTCAGGCGCCGCCCCATGCGCAGGCCAAACTGGTGCGCTGTGGTCGGGGGGCGCTGTTTGACGTGGCCGTGGATATCCGGCGTGGCTCGCCGACATACGGCCAATGGGTCGGGGTGGAATTATCGGCAGACAACGGCCGCCAGTTGCTGATCCCCGCGGGGTTCCTGCACGGCTTTGCCACCCGTCTGCCCGATACCGAGGTTATTTACAAATGCACCGATTATTATGCCCCTACCGCCGATGGCGCCGTGCGCTTTGACGACCCCTATATCGGCGTTGAGTGGGGTATTGATCCGAAACAGGTCGTGCTGTCGGACAAGGACGCCGCCGCGCCGTGGCTGCGGGATTTTGAAACACCGTTTATATACGGGGGTGCAACATGA
- the rfbD gene encoding dTDP-4-dehydrorhamnose reductase — translation MRILVFGKTGQVATELARQAGVVNLGRDQADLSDPVACAAIIRETDADVVINAAAYTAVDKAEDAEELATLINGTAPAAMAKAAAKRGLPFLHISSDYVFDGQGACPWQPGDTPTPLGAYGRSKLAGEDGVRAAGGAYAILRTSWVFSAHGANFVKTMLRLGEGHDSLDIVADQIGGPTPAAEIATVLATMAKAFHNGAGRSGIYHYGGIPAISWAGFARQIFASSGMKVAVRDIPTSAYPTPAKRPLNSRLNASTLAADYGIEPPDWKTGLNEVLKELGHLKNDKT, via the coding sequence ATGCGCATATTGGTTTTCGGCAAAACCGGACAGGTGGCAACCGAACTGGCCCGACAGGCCGGTGTTGTTAATCTGGGCCGCGATCAGGCCGACCTGTCCGATCCGGTGGCCTGCGCGGCGATCATCAGGGAAACCGATGCCGATGTGGTGATCAACGCCGCCGCCTACACCGCGGTGGACAAGGCCGAAGATGCAGAAGAACTGGCCACCCTGATCAACGGAACAGCGCCTGCGGCAATGGCAAAAGCCGCCGCAAAACGCGGGTTGCCGTTCCTGCATATCTCGAGTGATTACGTTTTCGACGGACAAGGCGCGTGCCCGTGGCAACCCGGTGATACCCCGACCCCTTTGGGGGCCTATGGCCGCAGCAAACTGGCTGGCGAGGATGGCGTACGCGCGGCGGGCGGGGCCTATGCCATTCTGCGCACCAGTTGGGTTTTCTCGGCGCACGGGGCGAACTTCGTCAAGACCATGCTGCGACTGGGCGAGGGGCACGACAGTCTGGATATTGTCGCCGACCAGATCGGCGGGCCGACACCGGCCGCCGAAATTGCCACGGTTTTGGCAACCATGGCAAAGGCATTCCACAACGGCGCGGGGCGATCCGGCATTTACCACTACGGCGGCATCCCCGCCATCAGTTGGGCCGGTTTCGCCCGACAGATATTTGCCAGCAGCGGTATGAAGGTTGCGGTAAGGGATATCCCGACATCCGCCTACCCGACCCCCGCCAAACGGCCGCTGAATTCGCGCCTGAACGCAAGCACCCTTGCTGCCGATTACGGCATAGAGCCGCCCGACTGGAAGACGGGGTTGAACGAAGTATTGAAAGAACTGGGGCATTTGAAAAATGACAAAACGTAA
- the rfbA gene encoding glucose-1-phosphate thymidylyltransferase RfbA: protein MTKRKGIILAGGSGTRLYPITMGISKQLLPIYDKPMIYYPLTALMLGDIREVAVITTAADQPQFQRLLGDGSQWGMSLSYIVQPSPDGLAQAYLLAEDFLAGAPSVMVLGDNIFFGHGLPEMLARANRRKTGGTVFGYRVADPERYGVVDFDESGNAVSIVEKPDVPPSNYAVTGLYFLDETAPEKARRITPSARGELEITSLLEIYLDQGTLSVERMGRGYAWLDTGTHGSLLDAGNFVRTLEQRQGLQVGSPDEIAFAKGWISRNDLAEQAALFAKNEYGNYLSELYNFAAPQPALQAHWQKLYPAAVDNLVI, encoded by the coding sequence ATGACAAAACGTAAAGGTATCATTCTGGCCGGCGGTTCCGGCACGCGGCTGTATCCGATCACGATGGGGATCTCGAAACAACTGCTGCCAATCTATGACAAGCCGATGATCTATTACCCGCTGACCGCGCTGATGCTGGGGGATATTCGCGAAGTCGCGGTGATCACAACGGCCGCGGACCAGCCCCAGTTCCAGCGCCTGCTGGGGGATGGGTCGCAATGGGGCATGTCGCTAAGCTATATCGTGCAGCCATCACCGGACGGGCTGGCGCAGGCCTATCTGCTGGCCGAGGATTTTCTGGCCGGCGCCCCTTCGGTCATGGTGCTGGGGGACAATATTTTCTTTGGCCACGGCCTGCCGGAAATGCTGGCCCGCGCGAACAGACGTAAAACCGGCGGAACGGTTTTCGGCTATCGTGTGGCCGATCCCGAGCGTTACGGGGTTGTCGATTTCGATGAAAGCGGCAATGCCGTTTCCATCGTTGAAAAACCCGATGTGCCGCCGTCAAACTATGCCGTGACCGGACTGTATTTCCTTGACGAAACCGCCCCTGAAAAAGCGCGCCGCATTACCCCCTCGGCACGGGGAGAGCTGGAAATCACCTCGCTGCTGGAAATCTATCTGGATCAGGGCACGCTGAGTGTCGAACGTATGGGGCGCGGTTATGCCTGGCTGGATACCGGCACGCATGGCAGTTTGCTGGATGCCGGAAATTTCGTTCGCACGCTGGAACAACGACAGGGGTTGCAGGTTGGATCGCCCGATGAAATCGCCTTTGCCAAAGGCTGGATCAGTCGCAATGATCTGGCGGAACAGGCAGCACTCTTTGCCAAAAACGAATACGGCAACTACCTGTCAGAACTGTATAATTTTGCCGCCCCGCAACCGGCATTGCAGGCCCATTGGCAAAAACTATACCCCGCCGCTGTGGATAATCTGGTAATATAG
- a CDS encoding ferritin family protein, producing MPRIEKFDKLHHHASLQEFIDLAIEFEQVAHDFYTDLLPKISKHIRYIVHELIREEEAHIAKLQELAKRCDIEGALQSEIENMTVDRKFYDGIHLPELGENPDDQEILQYAMMREFIAMVQYSELAEKSPPGPVRDLFQFMANEEIKHKNDLEALYYQIIHSGGV from the coding sequence ATGCCAAGGATTGAGAAATTCGACAAGCTGCACCATCACGCCAGCCTTCAGGAATTCATTGATCTGGCGATCGAATTCGAGCAGGTGGCGCATGATTTCTATACCGATCTGCTGCCCAAAATCAGCAAGCACATCCGCTATATCGTGCACGAGCTGATCCGCGAGGAAGAAGCGCATATCGCCAAATTGCAGGAACTGGCCAAGCGTTGCGACATAGAAGGCGCACTTCAGTCCGAGATTGAAAACATGACGGTGGACCGTAAATTCTATGACGGTATCCACCTGCCCGAGCTAGGCGAAAACCCCGATGATCAGGAAATCCTGCAATACGCAATGATGCGGGAATTCATTGCGATGGTGCAATATAGCGAGTTGGCCGAAAAATCACCGCCCGGGCCGGTGCGTGATCTGTTCCAGTTCATGGCGAACGAGGAAATCAAGCACAAGAACGATCTTGAGGCGCTATATTACCAGATTATCCACAGCGGCGGGGTATAG
- the rfbB gene encoding dTDP-glucose 4,6-dehydratase, whose amino-acid sequence MKILVTGGAGFIGSAVVRRAIADGHQVVNLDALTYAACLDNVADVAGDPAYVFEHADIRNRAALDGIFSRHRPDAVMHLAAESHVDRSIDGPGAFIETNVNGTYNMLEAARTYWQARGKPAAFRFHHISTDEVYGSLGADGLFTEDTPYAPNSPYSASKAASDHLVRAWHETYGLPVVITNCSNNYGPYHFPEKLVPVVILRALSDLPIPIYGTGDNIRDWLYVEDHADALLTVLQGGRNGRSYNIGGENEVTNLGLVQKLCAILDSKRPAKHSYADLVTFVADRPGHDLRYAIDPTRIRMELGWRPSVTLDQGLEKTVQWYLDNEHWWRALQSRAGVGERLGKQQTAPQMRGVSVG is encoded by the coding sequence ATGAAAATTCTAGTCACCGGCGGGGCCGGTTTCATCGGATCCGCAGTGGTGCGCCGCGCCATTGCCGACGGGCATCAGGTGGTCAATCTGGACGCGCTGACCTATGCCGCCTGTCTGGACAATGTCGCGGATGTCGCCGGCGATCCGGCCTATGTTTTCGAACATGCCGACATCCGCAACCGCGCGGCGCTGGACGGGATATTTTCCCGCCACCGGCCCGACGCGGTGATGCACCTTGCCGCCGAAAGCCATGTGGACCGCTCGATCGACGGGCCGGGTGCCTTTATCGAAACCAATGTGAATGGCACCTATAATATGCTGGAAGCGGCGCGAACCTATTGGCAGGCGCGGGGCAAACCGGCTGCTTTCCGGTTCCACCATATTTCCACGGACGAGGTTTACGGCTCCTTGGGCGCAGATGGCCTGTTCACCGAGGATACCCCCTACGCCCCCAACAGCCCCTATTCCGCCTCCAAGGCCGCCTCGGACCATCTGGTGCGGGCGTGGCATGAAACCTACGGCCTGCCGGTGGTGATAACCAACTGTTCCAACAACTACGGCCCCTACCATTTCCCCGAAAAGCTGGTGCCGGTTGTCATTCTTAGGGCCCTGTCCGACCTGCCGATCCCGATCTATGGCACCGGCGACAATATCCGCGACTGGCTATATGTCGAGGATCACGCCGACGCCCTGCTGACCGTGTTGCAAGGCGGGCGAAACGGGCGCAGCTACAACATCGGTGGCGAAAACGAGGTGACAAATCTGGGACTGGTGCAGAAACTATGTGCCATTCTGGATAGCAAACGGCCAGCAAAACATTCCTACGCCGATCTGGTCACCTTTGTTGCCGACCGCCCCGGCCATGACCTGCGCTATGCGATCGACCCGACCCGCATCCGCATGGAACTGGGCTGGCGCCCCTCGGTCACACTGGATCAGGGACTGGAAAAAACCGTGCAGTGGTATCTGGACAATGAACACTGGTGGCGCGCCCTGCAAAGCCGCGCGGGCGTAGGGGAACGTCTGGGAAAACAGCAAACCGCACCACAAATGAGGGGCGTTTCGGTTGGCTGA
- a CDS encoding D-lyxose/D-mannose family sugar isomerase: protein MKRSEINQILHESDAFIRSFGYLLPPFAYFPPERMLSGETADIRARGMGWDITDYGQGNFADMGLFLFTVRNGHLADLKQGRGMLYAEKIMISRKQQISPMHRHNLKAEDIINRGGGKLVLELFASDESGAIDRDAMVAVPVDGITRRFEAGGRLALKPGESVTLLPGVWHAFWGEGADVLVGEVSTVNDDQSDNVFAQDIPRFTKVQEDEKSLHLLVSDYPGNQ from the coding sequence ATGAAGCGTTCCGAAATAAACCAGATACTGCACGAGTCGGATGCGTTTATCCGCTCGTTCGGCTACCTTTTGCCGCCCTTTGCCTATTTCCCCCCCGAACGGATGCTGTCCGGTGAAACGGCTGACATACGGGCGCGCGGCATGGGCTGGGACATCACCGATTACGGGCAGGGGAATTTTGCCGATATGGGCCTGTTCCTGTTCACGGTGCGCAACGGGCATTTGGCGGACCTGAAACAGGGGCGCGGGATGCTCTATGCGGAAAAGATCATGATATCGCGCAAGCAACAGATCAGCCCGATGCACCGGCACAATCTGAAAGCCGAGGACATTATCAACCGTGGCGGCGGCAAACTGGTGCTGGAGCTGTTCGCAAGTGACGAAAGCGGGGCAATCGACAGGGACGCGATGGTTGCGGTGCCGGTTGACGGTATTACACGCCGGTTTGAGGCGGGAGGGCGGCTGGCTCTGAAACCGGGGGAGAGTGTGACGCTATTGCCGGGTGTCTGGCACGCCTTTTGGGGCGAGGGTGCGGATGTTCTGGTGGGCGAGGTGTCGACTGTGAACGATGACCAAAGCGATAATGTTTTCGCGCAGGATATCCCGCGGTTCACCAAGGTGCAGGAGGATGAAAAGTCGCTGCATCTGCTGGTGTCCGATTATCCCGGGAACCAGTGA